A single genomic interval of Helianthus annuus cultivar XRQ/B chromosome 13, HanXRQr2.0-SUNRISE, whole genome shotgun sequence harbors:
- the LOC110899714 gene encoding 23.6 kDa heat shock protein, mitochondrial, producing MATYRLLTTRATATTLFSNRFLPVRSVSAAISTRRSFNTHCDHANVYDSDFLSDLFDRVKPVRSMSQIYNMAESGGGELGERKGWGAKENGEYLSLRFDMPGLDKDNVKILVEQDTLIIKAESENESEDEEEEELPHAYFGRLNLPVDLYKLKEIQAEMKNGVLKVLVPKVKPEERNDVWEVEVK from the exons ATGGCTACCTACCGCCTTCTCACCACGCGCGCCACCGCAACAACTCTTTTCAGTAACCGTTTTCTTCCTGTTCGCTCCGTCTCTGCTGCCATTTCCACTCGACGGAGCTTCAATACTCATTGCGATCACGCGAATGTTTATGACAGCGATTTCCTCTCAG ACTTGTTTGATCGGGTTAAACCAGTGAGAAGCATGAGCCAGATCTACAACATGGCAGAATCTGGTGGGGGAGAATTAGGAGAAAGGAAGGGATGGGGAGCGAAGGAAAACGGAGAGTATCTCAGTCTCAGGTTCGACATGCCAGGCTTGGACAAAGACAACGTCAAGATCTTGGTAGAGCAGGACACTTTGATCATCAAAGCAGAATCGGAGAATGAATCTGAGGACGAGGAGGAAGAAGAGCTACCACACGCATACTTTGGCCGATTAAACCTGCCAGTGGATTTGTATAAACTGAAAGAGATCCAAGCCGAGATGAAGAATGGTGTGCTAAAAGTTCTGGTTCCGAAGGTGAAACCAGAAGAGAGGAATGATGTGTGGGAGGTTGAAGTAAAGTGA